ATGAATGAGTTTTCTTCTCTCGTCAAAAAATAGTAAACATGCTATGATTGTGAATGGACATTTATGTTGTACGTACGTCTATAAAAAATGGAAAGAGAGTGTGAAACAAATGAGTCAACAGCTTGCATCACTAATCGACCATACTTTATTAAAGCCAGAAGCCACGAAGGAGCAGATTGTAAAGCTTTCTGAAGAGGCTAAGGAATACAAGTTTGCTTCTGTATGTGTAAATCCAACCTGGGTCTCCACAGCATATGAAGTTCTTAAAGAAACACCAGAAGTTAAAGTCTGTACCGTTATCGGTTTCCCTCTGGGTGCATCCACTCCGGAAACAAAAGCGTTTGAAACAAAAGACGCGATTGGCAAAGGTGCAACGGAAGTGGATATGGTTATTAACGTAGGTGCATTGAAAACAGGGGACTTTGACCTTGTGAAGCGTGACGTACAAGCCGTTGCAGATGCAGCAAAAGGAAAAGCGTTAACAAAGGTAATCATTGAAACCGCTTTGCTTACTGATGATGAGAAAATAAAGGCATGTGAAATTTCAGTTGAAGCTGGAGCTGATTTTGTTAAAACGTCAACTGGATTCTCCACTGGTGGAGCTACGGTTGAGGATATCGCTCTTATGAGAAAAACGGTTGGTCCTGACATTGGCGTGAAAGCTTCAGGAGGAGTCCGTGACACACAAGCCACCCTGGCAATGGTCGAAGCAGGTGCTACCCGAATTGGAGCAAGTGCCGGAATTGCGATTGTTAAAGGTGAAAAATCTGATTCTGACTATTAATTTTATGTAAGGCCCGGCTTTCCATTGAGGATGCCGGGCTTTTTTTGGATTGGGTGGCGGTTACGATGAGGGTTATGCAGACATTTCATTGATTTATGGAGAGCTATCCGGATTTTATGCAGACTTTCCGGCTGTTTATGAAGAATTTCTGACTATTTATGGAGAGTTGAAAATTTAAAGAGAATTAGACACAATTCGACCTTTTGGTCGTCAACCAGTCAATCATCTTCCTCACTTTAGATTCTCATATCCTTCACCCTGTGAACCCATAACAGAAAGCCCGCAAACCGGTCTGTAAAGGGTAGGATAACGGCTGAGGAAATAACATTAAAGACGGTTGCAGCGTGGGCCAGCTGTACTGCAGGAGATTCTGCTGTGTACATAATCAGATCTGAAAACAAATGAATAAAAGGGAAGAAGAGAAGAGCTCCGATCACATTAATCCAGATATGGGCGTACGCAGTTAACCGGGATTCGAGGCTGCCGCCGATACTGGCAAGCCAGGCTGTCACACAAGTACCGATATTTGCCCCGAGCATTATGGCAATGCCTGTCGGGAGTGATAAGATGTTTTCATTCATAAATGACATGGTAATTGCCGAAACTGCCGAGCTGGATTGAATAATACCGCTCATAACAACACCGAGCATGAGGGCTATTGTTCCTTTCTCATCAGTGGAAATGAGCCAGTCATGAACAGATGCAAGAGAAGACAGTGGGTAGGCAAGGGTTTCAAAACCATGCATGGCAACAAAAATACTGCCGAGCCCAAAGGAAAAACACCCGAGACAAAATAAAACCTGGTTTTTTGTCATTAAAAGAGGCAATCCGATAATGAGAAGGGGAATTATCAGCCAGTTTATATCAAGTGCAACAATTTCGAGTGTCAGGCAAGTACCGATATTTGCTCCCAGCATAATCCCGATGGAATGGCGAAAAGAAATGACGCGGGTCGCCACAAGACCGACTGTCATTATCATCACTGCCGAGCTGCTTTGAAGGAGGCCGGTTACAACGGTCCCGATTATCAGACCTTTGTAAGGCTTGTCGATAAAGGATATGAGCAACTCAGACATCCGTCTTCTCTGAAGATTGAAAAGGCCCTGCCTCATCACAGTCATTCCAAATAGAAACAGGGAGATATAGATTGCAAATAATGAAAACAATTCTTTCATGGTCAACACCTCAGTTTATGTTTATGGATGAATGAGACAACCATGACAAGGAATTATTAGCGGATAAATGTTGACCAGGCGGAGCCATTCGTATATAATCATGAAAGACATGCAATTCAAGTGTGTCGTGATTGGTTGTTTGGAGGGAGGGAAACAGAATGGCAGAAACAAAAGTACGTAAAAATGAATCTATCGATGCTGCCCTTCGTCGCTTCAAGAAAACGATGTCTAAAGAGGGTACATTAGCAGAGGTTCGTAAACGTAAACACTATGAAAAACCGAGCATCAAGAAAAAGAAGAAATCAGAAGCAGCTCGTAAGCGTAAGTTCTAAGGAGAGGGTGTTTTTTTCTTGGATCTTCAAAAGCAATTAAATGAAGACATGAAGCAAGCGATGAAGAACAAAGAGAAGCAACGTCTCGTGGTAATTCGTTCCGTAAAGTCAGCTTTGCAAAACGAACAGATCAAACAGGGGAAAGAACTTACTGAAGATGAAGCACTCACCGTTCTGGGTCGTGAGATGAAACAACGAAAAGAATCCCTCCAAGAGTTTGAAAAAGCCAATCGTGATGATTTGGTTGCAAAAATCAAGGCGGAAATGGAAGTACTTGAAACCTATTTACCTGAACAACTGTCAGATGATGAGCTCCAAAAAATTGTTGATGAAACTATCGTTCAAGTAGGAGCCTCAAGCAAATCAGATATGGGTAAAGTAATGGGAGCCATTATGCCAAAAGTCAAAGGAAAAGCCGATGGGAATCAAGTGAATCGTCTCGTGGTTAAATCCTTGTCATAATAAAACAAGCAAGAGGATGTGCCTGAAAAAGGCCATCCTCTTTTTGTGAATTGCTGTGTTAATGAACATAGCCGGTTTCTTAACCATGTTGACTGTAGCGAATGCAGGACACTCCTGCGGAACCAGGTGGCAGGTTTAGACACAGGAGTGCAGAGGCGGGCGCTGAAAAAATCAAAGTCCGAAAATAGTGCCAACACTTCAGGGATATATTCTGGGGAAAAGTGGGTAAAACTATCCACTTGAGCAGCTAAAAAGCGCTTGAAATGAGATTTTGGTTTTAAAATGGACTTTTTCAGTGCCCTTGCGAAGCAAGAGCAGGCTCACCGGTGCCCCGGGGAAAGGGAGTGGAATGAACGTAAATCACAACCTGAACTTAACCGATCCTTGTGAACAGGAATAAATATTATGAAAAAGTATGAAACTTTCTTATAATGGTATTCGTATACACTAGTACCGCGCTTTCCATCACGATACTTACATAATTGAAAGGGGGGATGGACGGATGGTGATGAGATCTGTACGGATTTCAATCTATTCAATCTTTTTGCTCGCTGCCTTTTTGCTTCTCTTGTTTCCACCCGCGGCACAGAGTGACGGGGAAGGAAAGCTTGTTTACTATATTCCTGTTGAACAGACAGTAGAGCGTGGCCTTCTTGCTTTTATGGAACGTTCTTTTGAAGCTGCCGCTGAAGAAGGAGCAGACCATATTGTTCTTGAGGTGGACACACCAGGAGGCTTTGTGGATGCTGCCGGGCGTATAGCCAGTTTAATGAACAATACGGATATCCCCATAACAGCCTTTGTTGTCAATGAAGCTCTTAGTGCAGGAGCTTACATTTCTTTAATTGCAGACAACATTGTCATGATGCCAGGAACGGATATGGGGTCGGCAGCAGTAATTGACGGAGCGGGAAAC
This DNA window, taken from Alteribacter keqinensis, encodes the following:
- a CDS encoding Na/Pi symporter; this translates as MKELFSLFAIYISLFLFGMTVMRQGLFNLQRRRMSELLISFIDKPYKGLIIGTVVTGLLQSSSAVMIMTVGLVATRVISFRHSIGIMLGANIGTCLTLEIVALDINWLIIPLLIIGLPLLMTKNQVLFCLGCFSFGLGSIFVAMHGFETLAYPLSSLASVHDWLISTDEKGTIALMLGVVMSGIIQSSSAVSAITMSFMNENILSLPTGIAIMLGANIGTCVTAWLASIGGSLESRLTAYAHIWINVIGALLFFPFIHLFSDLIMYTAESPAVQLAHAATVFNVISSAVILPFTDRFAGFLLWVHRVKDMRI
- the deoC gene encoding deoxyribose-phosphate aldolase; its protein translation is MSQQLASLIDHTLLKPEATKEQIVKLSEEAKEYKFASVCVNPTWVSTAYEVLKETPEVKVCTVIGFPLGASTPETKAFETKDAIGKGATEVDMVINVGALKTGDFDLVKRDVQAVADAAKGKALTKVIIETALLTDDEKIKACEISVEAGADFVKTSTGFSTGGATVEDIALMRKTVGPDIGVKASGGVRDTQATLAMVEAGATRIGASAGIAIVKGEKSDSDY
- a CDS encoding GatB/YqeY domain-containing protein; the protein is MDLQKQLNEDMKQAMKNKEKQRLVVIRSVKSALQNEQIKQGKELTEDEALTVLGREMKQRKESLQEFEKANRDDLVAKIKAEMEVLETYLPEQLSDDELQKIVDETIVQVGASSKSDMGKVMGAIMPKVKGKADGNQVNRLVVKSLS
- the rpsU gene encoding 30S ribosomal protein S21, translating into MAETKVRKNESIDAALRRFKKTMSKEGTLAEVRKRKHYEKPSIKKKKKSEAARKRKF